One Pan paniscus chromosome 16, NHGRI_mPanPan1-v2.0_pri, whole genome shotgun sequence DNA segment encodes these proteins:
- the LOC100989085 gene encoding COMM domain-containing protein 4 yields the protein MRGRQWLRKRVEVVCTGRSANTVCAGVRAAGLSSVKLRLLCSQVLKELLGQGIDYKKILKLTADAKFESGDVKATVAVLSFILSDAAKHSVDGKSLASELQQLGLPQSYSILPPEHAASPCRCYEEKQSPLQKYLQVCSLRSKYEASQGPGSS from the exons ATGAGGGGGCGCCAGTGGCTCCGGAAACGGGTTGAGGTTGTCTGCACTGGCCGCTCCGCAAACACAGTGTGTGCGGGCGTCAGGGCAGCAGGTCTG TCCTCTGTGAAGTTGCGGCTGCTCTGCAGCCAGGTACTAAAGGAGCTGCTGGGACAGGGGATTGAT TATAAGAAGATCCTGAAACTCACGGCTGATGCCAAGTTTG AGTCAGGCGATGTGAAGGCCACAGTGGCAGTGCTGAGTTTCATCCTCTCCGATGCGGCCAAGCACAGTGTCGATGGCAAATCCTTGGCCAGTGAACTGCAGCAGCTGGGGCTGCCCCAAAG CTACTCCATTCTACCCCCAGAGCACGCGGCCAGCCCGTGCCGCTGTTATGAGGAGAAGCAAAGCCCCTTGCAGAAGTACTTGCAGGTCTGCAGCCTACGCAGTAAGTATGAGGCCAGCCAGGGTCCAGGCTCATCCTAG